TGGAGCAGTTCTGCTTAAGGCTGTAAATTCAGATTTAGTTCTTCCATCCTGGTTTTGTGACTTGAACATGACTGAACCTTATGAGGGGAATTCACATAATTGTACTTTTAATGAAGATTTTAAGTATATTCTCCTTCCTGTGTCCTATGGCATTGTGTTTGCAGTAGGGCTTGTCCTCAACGCTCTTGCGATATGGGTCTTTGTATTTCGGATGAGACCATGGAACATTACAACCACCTACATGTTCAACCTAGCTCTCTCAGACATCATGTATGATATATCATTGCCTCTGTTGATCTATTACTATGCCAAACACAACGACTGGCCTTTTGGGGCAGCTATGTGTAAAATTGTCCGATTTTTGTTTTATACCAACTTGTACTGCAGTATTCTTTTCCTCACCTGTATGAGCATCCATAGATTCCTAGGGGTTTGCtttccaatgcagtcattgagATGGTCAAACCTGCGATATACCCGGATGGTGTGCATCGTTATTTGGGCTGTGGTGATAATATTCCAGACACCTATATTTGTATTTGTTAATGTTGAAACTACTGGTAACACCACCATTTGTTATGATACTTCAAATCAAAAAAACTTCAATAAGTTTGTGATTTACAGTGCCATCCAGCTTGTATTGCTTTTTTGTGGCCCCTTCACCGTGGTTATGATCTGCTATGGAATCACAGCTAAGAAACTCCTTCGACCCAATGACATTCGCCCAGAATATGCCAGATCCCgaaaaaaatcaatcaagatGATTATTACTGTGCTCACAGTTTTTGTCTTATGTTTCTTACCTTTCCACATCACACGATCCATTTACTACTCCTCCAGAAGTCTTCATGTGAGCTGCAGTACCCTTGATGCAGTCAACCTGGCCTACAAACTAACCAGGCCCCTAGCAAGTGCAAATAGTTGCCTTGATCCAATACTTTATGTTCTGGCTGGGCAGACATACCGAAGTAAGCTGGCACGTAAAGGTAATGGTGTGGACAAAAAGAACAATCAGCTTTCAGCCCAAAAGACAACCAATGGAACAGAAATTACACACTCTGTTTATTCCACTGAGATCAGGCTTGAGGAGATAAAGCAAGGTACCAGTGGAAGTAGTGATGGTGTCTAGCGTTATTTGATATTGCAGGCCGGTTCTAAAGGGGAGAATTTTAAAGTGGTAGTTAGCAGTTGAATATCAGTGGGGAACACATTGGATTCCCCATTGAAATCAAGATCTGACTTTCAATTTTCACATGTGAGCAATTAGCCGGACCAGAAACAAACTGGAGGCTGCTTTAATTCTGCCCTACAATGGTCATAGGAACCCAGATGTGGTGTTTAGGTGCAAGTAGGTGGAACGTTTACCACATATCCCTGCAGATTAGTACCACACAGGGAAAGGCTCAATCAGAGCTATTTTCAAGGACTGTTGGTGACTGCTCAAAATTCAacctttcatttcttttattgCTAGTGAGATCAGGAGGAAGATCTGTGCTCACCCACAGTCCCCTAAAGGAACCCTGATCCATGGCTGGCCAAGGCAGGACTGTCTCCAGGATCATTCCTCAGTCCTCCTAGGTCTGACTTTATTGGTTTAGTACGAGACCCCGCCAATCTTCTTCCTATCCCGATTTGCCAAGAGGCACCAGGACACCTTTGCTTACTGGCAGTGTATTCATGGGGCCAGGGCCTCACCTGGATTGTCTGGCCCACAAATTGACAAATGGTCACCAAGCATCATAAAAGTTTCAACAAAGACGGTGGACACTTGGCCCATCTAGTTCTATGCTACAGTTTTGCTTGTTCCCCTTACCCTTTTCACCTGCTCCTTCAAATGTTCATCTTTAAGTGCAGAGTTTTGTATCACTGGAAAGCTATTTATGCTAATCCAGAGTAGCACCTGTTTGCTGCAGGCAAGGGAAATGCAACAAATGGACTCTCAAGTACTTCTGGGAATGATTTCACCTTCAAAAAGCCTAATCTCATTTAAATTCGGGTTAGATAAACAAACCAAAATTTTGTCCAGTATCAAATTTCACATTGAATAAACTTTGCTGTACTGCCCTTGCATTGAATCTGTCTTACctcagtcaatttgcacacaaatTGATTGATGCATTTAGTTGCAATCACAATTCTGACATTGAACAGATTTCTTTTCAATTTGCCTTTCATGAGAGATGTTTTAAAGGATTAATGTTCTCTGctattttaattattcaaatgGGTTAAAATTGCTGTTGAAATAGTTGGGGATAGAATTTCATATGAATATATTTGTGTCTCTTGACATCATTTGAATTTTAAGGCTTTTAAAACAGCTGGAAAATTCCTGATTTAGGGCTGGCCATTTTGAAAACTGTGGTGGTACCAATTATGTAAATCTTAAAAGTGGATGTGAAgagatttaaaatcattttatttccatACGCTTTTGTACATTTTCTGACTGTTACAAATTCCCATTGTTTGCTATCTTACCTTAATTTTGTATTTAGTCTAAATAAGCCAGCTGTATACAAGTATGTCCTTTCCAGACTGGGTCTTGAGCCAAAATgttgatcatccctttgcctccacagacattgctccacccactgagttcctccagcagtttttctccAGACTACcatatctgtagtctcttgtgtctcctttctaaACTTACTGTGATCTGCAggtatagggaaataaggagaaaataagaacataagaaaataggagcaggagtaggccactcggcccctcaagtctgtcctgtcattcaatatgatcatggctgatctgccccagattTCATCCAGTCTGTGTCAGTTAGAGGATGGTTTGATCCATTGACCTTTGTGTTATGGGCCCAGAACACTTCCCCTGTGCCAATCAGAAGGGGGGTGGGATTAACgagaatatttcactggtagccAGCATGCACCCTATGGACTTGTTATTCTCCTTATGAGTTGTTataaaaatataagataagatctcttatACCAGCTCATTCTCTCACAGACCTTTAGAACTGGGGAATTTCTTACAACCTCAGTCCCTCCCACAATTCGCACAAAAGCCTGCATCACTTCAACTGAGCTGGTTCATGTTTGTTCTTCTCTCCCCCATAGCTCCAATGGACCATGTCTCAGCATCTGTTTCCACATTTATGAAATGAATCGGTTCCAATAATCAGACCTCTGTTGCCACTGCTGTTTTCACCTATATTTATTTCATTATAATAAATCTCCAGTTGCAAAGATGTTAAATAAAACTTATTGAACAATGGGTcacaatttttacattttttaacatttttgttccGAAATAGAATTTATTGGTGTGTTGTATCAAgttatcaaaatattttaatactgTTATTATGTAAACTGTGAAGACTTTTGAGACTTTTTTTAAGCCAAAGGTGTAAATTAATCTTAATTGTATTTTGAGTTGATTTTAGAGATTTTTGTAAATGCTCCCTTTGACATATTAATCATCTGTGAAAAATTCAACAGGATTGCTTCATCTGACAGAGATACCCAGAAATGAATATTAGATCCCaggcaatcatttaaaaaaaaccttgaaaaGTACAAGGAAATCAAGACACTGACTCAAActggactgcagaggttcaaggagGTAACTCACCACTATCTCCAGAAAGGCAAATCAGGATGGggagtaaatgctggctttgccactgATGCTCATATCCCATTAAAGAATAAAACAATCTGAGATTTAAGGGTATTAGGCATTTTGAATTTTCACCCTTCAGAGAGACCGGTCTAACCTTCAATCCCTACTGTGGTAGATGCTGTTGGTTTTTGTTAGTTAAAATGGGGCTGATGCTTCACATCTGAAATTAGTTGCAGGAGACAACCAGCaattataaaagaaaatgcaTCTGTTTATCAGTAACATTGctgcagtttaatttggaattTATACTGGAACAATAAAGGGAAATGCTTTAATTCATCAAGATTGCTGTTAGTGCCAATGCTGAATAGTACCAATGCTGAATAGTACCTTTGAGTGATTCCACTGTGCACTGGTGCCAGAATTCTGCTCAGTAGTAAAGTGAACGGGAGGTCACCCACAGGTAGCATGACTCCAGGCCCATTTTCTAGGCTTCAGTTACAGAATAAAGAAATTGGTTCAATGCCTAATCTGCTTGGAAGAAGAATCCATTGATAGTCATTTATGCTCTTTAAACCATGTTATTATTTGCTAGTCTATTGTACCACAGTGCAAATTATTGGTGCTATCATTGTTTTAAGGTCACAAAACATACAAGAAGTGATTAATGTCACATTGACATGGAGGTGTGTCCTGCATGTTAGGACGCGAATTTCAAACTCATTGCCCAATGCAGtgagattccagtgtctgctatTTCATTAGCTAGAAGTACTTCCTCCAGAAATCACATTGGTTAAAATGCAAGAAGAAACATGATTCAAAATATGAgaataaagaaaagaaagggcAGAAAATTAAAAACCAGAACTGTGGCATATTGTCTACTTTGAAGTTAATGATGGCTGCCTTTGTGCTGGAGGCTGCAAACTGTTTCAGCCCTTCCCTGGTATCAGTCAAAGTAGCTGGGCTTTTGTATAGTGCATATTGTCATTTGGATTGAGAAGTCTAGTGTTGGAtgctgaggaaaagattcaaatttGGTGTCCAAGGAGATACATTTTCCATCCCTTTCCAAAATTCTGTTCTTGGTATTGCTGTAGTGGGGTGAAACTGCTTTGGGGACTCGCTCTGTGAGGAAACACTTGATTTTGGGTACTCAGGTGATCTTTTTACAGATGATGAATCACTGAGCGATAAACTGGTTGTTTAGAATCCACTTCCCATTATTCTGTGATACATTTTAAACTTGGCCTGAGGCATTGCATTGCGGTAATATTGTCTTTGATGCATGCATTTAGAAAGTGGCTTCCCTTGTGTGTAGTTACTAACTTTGCAATGTCGACTAATGTACATAAAATCCTTTTTAATGTAACTCATGATTCTATGTAATTCATGATCCCAGAACAAAccacttatttttgtttttccattaCAATGAGTGGAATTTTATGACATTTTTGTATGAACAACTGTTCAATAAAACATTTTGTAATAATTTCTAATTTGAGTCATATTTGTTAATTATAACACCCAGTTATTGTTCCATGATTTCAGGGTACACATTGAATTGAAAGAGTTCTTTTTTAACCCTGGGTTCCCAGGTCATTTATTGCAAGTACTCAGAAGGCAACCTTCTACGTGGCAATTTATTGGTTTTGTAATGCTGAGTAATATATTTAAAACTTTGCTGGATTTTGGATCTAATGTTAATCAGTTGTGCAGATTACAGCTATGAACAATATCTCAATATCTTGCAGCAGAGCTGTGTGGCAGAggaggtggagctgctgcctgcaGAAGTCTCAAAAGGTGCTTGAACTGGTTATTTACTTGGATGTCTCTGGAGACAGCAATGCCAGAACTACCCAGTTAAAAGATGTTGCTTTTGGCAGAAGTCACTGTACATTCTGACCACAGGTAGCCTGAGCATTCATCCGAACCAAGGAGGCAAATCTGATGGAGCCTTCCAACCAGTGGATATATGGAGCTGGTGGACTACAGCACCTCACATCCAGTGCCTGGCTGGTTGTTGTAAGAAACCATATTTCCATACAGTGTAGAAGGAGTTAATTTTAGCccagctgtacaagatgctggagagactgcacttgagtattgtgtgcagttctggttgcccagctgtaggaaggatgtggttaagctggaaagggtgcagtaaagattcacaaggacactGCCAAGACTGGagcacttgagttataaggagagactggatagactggggcttttctccctggagcgtaggaggctgaaaggtgaccttatggagcgatataaaatcaaaagGTGCATAGagaagatgaatggtcacagtctttttctcagggtaggggaatcctttaactctttttaaacaaaggtGTAATTTTGGCAATCATCTAATCCACTGGCACCATTCATGTGACCAGGGAAGCTTGAAACATTTTGGTCAGATTGTCCTGGTTTCCCTTTGAATTTCACTCATACACTTCCTTTACTCTTTCTGCTGTATTAAGCACTTGGTGTCTCACATAAGcttacctgtttctgtgctgtgtgtctctgtgactctggTCAGTGGTTAATTATCAAGCAATTCTCTAAACTCACAGCAATTCCAACAGATAATTCATGTCTGTGACACCATGAAGGATAAAATACAGCTGCGGCACACTGTGATATTATGAGCACTTTTCTGATTAGTCAGATGATACAGCAGGTCAGCGGCAGTTCTATAACTGATTATCAGCCCTGTCCCCAGTCCCTATGAATAGTTTCCAATTGTTGTTACTGCTGACACAAGCAGGTTAGACAGAAAGACTATATGACCATTTACCATTACACCAGAAGCCGCTATGCTTAACACCATTCATTTCCATCAGCTTTCATTGCTACACATTATTGATCAACAGAAATAAACTCCAAGGGAAGGGGAGATTATTATGAGTTATTCTTTTCCACCAAAATCAAATATTGCCTGATTTTATGGTCACTTAAAAACTGTGCATATTACATTTAAGGTTCTGTCGTGACTCTATAATCTTTGCAAACACTGATCTCCTTCAAACCAAATAAATCAGCTCAGAGGTTCAGTGTCCAGATCACCTTCTGCTGAACTTAAAAGTAATTTCTCTGAATGATGGTCTGTGACCGATTGATTGTTCCTGCCTGTTACCGATGAATCTTTccaacacagaacaatacagcacaggaacaggccctttgcccaccatgtcaataccaatctaactaatcctacACATGATCGGTATTCCtttattccctacctgttcaggTGTTTgtttgaatgcctcttaaacattgctattgtatccgcttccaccaacCCCACtgacagcacatcccaggcaccttCCAATCACACTTTTAGTTGTGACGTTTCCTCTATAAGAATGAAAATTGGTCAAGGAGAGGAAATGTTTTGATTACATCTACACTagcttctgtttccaccatctaaTTCTATAAACATATTTTCACCGATGCACTAACTTAGTTTCCCCTTCTCTGGCTCTTATTTAAAGAGCACCATGGTGTATGATGTGAACTTTGTGTTGCAGCAGAAGAAAAGTATTCCTGGTCTGAGTGAGAAATAATTTCAGCAAGCACCCTGATAGGATGAGATTGCCAAACATTGGATTTTTTTGTATTAACGATGGTGCCATTTCAATTATTAATGAAAACAGCCAAAGCTTGTTCAAGCATTTTTACCTGTTGGAAATGTTGAGGGTACAGGAATAAACAGTGGACTAGATGTCCAGGAATCTTTCTCCACTGGTGAAAGGGCAGTGGAGCAAAAGGTATTTATTGCATGAGGGTGGTTGTATAAGGATTAGGAAAAGTTGCTCGATTTATACAGGTGGTTGGTGAGGACTGGGAGTACTGGGTGGAGTTTCAGTCCGCATGCCTGTAGAAAGATATACTTGTCTTGGAGGTGATGCAATGTAAAGCTCCtagaatgattcctggaatgatcaATGCtgactggagcttagaagaatgagaggtcatctcattgaagcatatcaGATTTTGAGAGTGACTCGTAGTGTAGATCCTGAGGGGCCAATTCCTTATGCTGGAGAGTTAAGAAGTAGGTGTCagaataaaggtcaacatactgGTTCCTTGCTGCGCCTACATGTGAActtcttcagtactgcactggtaaAAACTTTGAGCGTATGATCAAGGTTTTGACATGGTGCTTGAGACTTCTGATTCAAAGACAAGTGTCAAGTGACAGTGTGGGCTTTGAGGAGAATTTAGAGAGATTTCATGCAGATATAgccaggctaagtgaatgggtgagaacatagctgatggaatataatatggaaaaatgtgaaaacatCCACTTTGGCAGAAGAAGTAGAAAGGTGGACTAATATTTAAATAGCAAGAGAgtgaaaggtgttggtattcagaGAGATTTGGATGACCTTCTATTTGAACCATTGAAAGTTCACATGCAGGCACAACAAACGGGATGGTGCCCTCTATTGCCAGAGCATTTGAGTACACAAGTGGAGATGTCGTGCTCCAATTGTGTAGCAATGTTGAAACCATATTTGGAAAATTACATACAAGTTTGTGCTCCCTACAAAGGAAAGATATATTGcaattgagggagtgcagtgaatgtTCAGCAGATTAATTCTTAAATTGGCTGGTTTGTGGTATGAGAGAGGATTAAGAGGACTACGTAAATAAtctccagagttcagaagaattagaggcggtctgattgaaacatacaaaattcttaagggcttGGTAGAggagatgcagagttaatgttttcttTGGCTGGGGTGTCAAAGTCAGCCATTGAAGACATAGATAAGGATAAGTTTCTTCACCCAatgggtggtgaatatttggagttCTCTACTCAAGAAAGATATAAGTATGAAGGGAATTATGGGAAAGTGGcactgatgtaaaagatcagctacaatcttgttgaatggcggagcagtcacAATGGCACCAATGTCtaactcctgcttctagttcGAATGTCCTCTGAGTCAAGGCTGTAACCGTCACCCAGGgtagggagacagagagggaattGGCTGTCCATTGCAGAACCCATCCAACATTTAATCTCATTTATTTTAAAGGGTGGCTTTTACAATGGGAGAAAAATCTGCTGTCAGACACTGAGGTTGAAATGATGTCCAATTTATGTTAGAGTAGGCTCTTGTTATTTTGATATTCGGAGGAGGACAATGACGTCTCCGATGAGATTAACGCAGTTGTGGATTTTTTATGTTCTCTGTTAAATAAGAAGCCTGATCTTTAGTGTGATGGAGTATTTCCATCCATTAAAGATAAGAAGAATTATATGGGAACGCCAGTAAGTTGGAGGTCAGCAgcaggagtcatagagttacacagcatggaaacaggtactttggcccaactcatccatgccgaccaaattgtcTAACTGAGgtaatccatttgcctgcatttggcccatatccttctaaacctttcctaatcatgtacctgtccaaatgtcttcttaaggttgtaattgtacccacctctactacttcctctggcagctcattccatatagtctTCTGTTAAATctccctttttcctcctccaactTACCTTGATGGGGGTTTTGGCTCAGTGAAGCTCCCAACCTGGCCACTGATAGAGCTTTAACCCACTCTTACATTCAGCAGCCTCTGAATGAACTAGATTTTAACAGTCTGCACTGCAGATTGTTATAGTCTGCAATAGCCCAAGTTTCCCCAACAAGATGAGATGGTGGAGTTAGAAGGCTGCTTAGATATTCACAAGCTGTTCCAAGAATTTAATGTACTAGAAAACAGCATGTTCCCTGATCTGTCAATGGATTTGCTAGAATAGGTCAGAAGGAATAGGATCACACCTGCTTAGCATGTCATACTTCAAATATCCCCTCACTACAATTGTAAATTTTGGTTCATCGCTTGCTATCTTGGTGAACTTCAGTAAAATATGACTTTATTTTGTACAAGCTCTGAAAATAAAATGACAGTTTAAAGTAAAGCAAAATTGCACAGTGACTGGTCTAACAAATAACATTTTTCTTAGAAGAAACCCCTCTGCTGAGGTTCTGAAAATCGCTTGGATAACTTTAATGTTGTGAACATCCAGCACTTCATTGTCATAGTGAATAGTTATCCATTCATAGCCAGTCAACAGAGCATTACAAATATATATGCACCTGTTGGAAATGCAATCAGTTCAGAGGAATGTTGTTTGAAATCTCTTCAAGACAATTAGAAACAATATTTAATCCTGACTTTAGTTCTCCTTTCCCTCTGCAATCATTTTCTTCTAACCCTCCTCTTTTAAATTGACTATTAATGTTGTGGGATGATTCTGGATTGCAAGGGTAACAATCTATCCattgatggggtgggagggggtggggggtgcagggtgGAGATTATAGCCAAAACTGAACTGTCTTCATCCAATGGCAAATGAACGtcagggagtcatagagtcatacagcatggaaacaggccttcaacTCACTGAGTCCACgacaaccatcaaacatccatttacaagaacattgaattctcccactttaggtaatccccaccctccttctccacaatccccccaccccccacccccccccccaccatgcttcttcttccctttcctagcctctttttccctacctttttctccctttctctccttacctttgacccatcccctggtggatctgctctcccctcctcccctgcacctgcctgtcactatctctcacctgcatctacctatcaccaccttgtgcccaccccgcctcccctcttttgtccacctatcactgctctgcttttccctcctatatattgggcttccccttttcctatcctcagtcctgaagaagggtcctgatccgaaacattgactgcctgcttttctccacggatgttgcctggcctgctgagttcctccagcatcgtcatgtttatcatctagattccagcatctgcagtcctttgtttctctcatccatttacactgatccaacATCAATCCAGTTTTGTTCACTCTACATTCCCGCTGactactcccagattctaccacacacctacacattgTGAGCaagatcctgggctttataaatagaggcatagagtgcAAGAACTAGCAGGGCATGAGGAGCCATTATAAAATGCTAGCTtgtatccagttctgggcacAGCCTTtaagaaactgaactggagtaacgATATACCCAATGTGGGTccaagagcaggccagaggctgggAACCCTGTGGTGGGTAACTCACTTTCTAACTCCCCaaaacctgtccaccatctacaaggcttaaGTCAGGAAcgggatggaatactctccacttgcttcaacaacattcaagaagctcgacaccacacaGGACATAGCAGTCCGCTTAATAGATACCTCATTCACACCCATTGACTCACTCCACtaccaatgcacagtagcagcagtttgtaccacctacagggtgcactgcagcaactcaccaagactccttagacagcaccttccaaacccataacctctgaCAACTAAAAAGACAAATGCAGCAAAGGATTGGAATACCAtcacttggaagttgccctccaagccacacaccatcctgacttggaaatatatcgccgttccttcattgtcgctgggttAAAGACCTGgaactccctaacagcattgtggtatACCCACACATCAAGGACTGATGTGgtttgagaaggcagctcaccaccaacttcccaAGGACAATTAGTGATGGACAAGTAAATGCTAGCTCAGCCTGCATAGCCCACATTccctgaatgaatgaaaaaatgatgcaaagtctttggagagggtgcagaaaagcttaAAATGAGAAGGGATATTAGTCACGTAAATAGAATGGTGAAGATGGGAACAGAAcattgagaggagatctgatagaagtacttaaaattatgaaggatgtaGACAAAAGGGGTGGAGAGAAATTTTTCCAATTGGTTGAAGGATCAGGGACCAggggacacagaatgaagctGATTGGCAAGAAGATCTAAAGTGACAAGAGCATTTTTATGTACAAATGGTTAGGATCCAGAATACTTTGCCTGGAGTGGAGTGGAAGTAgatttggtgttggtattggtttattattgtcacttgtaccgaggtacagtgaaaaacttgtcttgcataccgattgtactggtcaattcattacacagtgcagttacattgagttagtacagagtgcattgatgtagtacaggtaaaaacaataatagtacagagtaaagtgttacagctacagaaaaagttcagtgcaggtagacaataaggtgcaaggtcacaacaaggtagatcatgaggtcagagtccatctcatcgtgtaagggaaccgttcaatagtcttatcacagtgggatagaagctgtccttaagcctggtggtaacatgccctcaggctcctgtaccttctacctgatggaagatttGATCATGGTGTCCAAAGATAACTGAATAAGTAGTTGAAGAGGAAACATCTGCAGGGGTCTAGGAGGAGGCTGGGAGGCTAGCTGGATTGCTCCTGTAAAGGGCTGATATAGGGAAGGCGATGAAATGTGTAATCCTTCTGTGATTTCAATTAAGGGACGGTGTGTACCTGGAGTGTCCGAATCATATACACAGTATTTCCAACCTTCTGAATAAAAGCTGAGTATAGCTGGAGTAAATAAAGAAGAAACACAATGACAGAAGGCATGGGAAGTATCACACTTAGACTTAGTACAACTTGTGGGTGTTGGAGGATGGTATAAGAGGTCAGGTCTGCATACAGTTAGTGTTGCAGTACTGCCAATTATATTTCAGCTAAAAACTTACAGTATAACAGCTGGTAACGAAACCAGTTCTCCAAAGGAAATCATCACCTCAACGAACCAAATCCAGGTCTAATTTAAAGAGTCAATATCAGACATTACAACAGGGACAATTTATATGATGCAGCTTATAGGTGATACTTGGGTGGAGTGATCTAATGCTTCGCTGAAATttatagtaagataagatatctttattagtcacatgtacattgaaacacacagtgaaatgcatctttttgcatagagtgatctggggggcagcccacaagcgtcgccatgcttctggcgccaacatagcgtgcccaaaatttcctaatctgtacgtttttggaatgtgggaggaaaccagagcacctggaagaaacccacgcagacatggggccggaattgaacccaggtcgctggtgctgtaaagcattacgctaattgctacactaccatgcctggtgtTTACAGGCATTCTCCCATCCAGGTAGAAGCTAGCCTCAATCTGCTTAGGTTTTGAGATCAGAAAGGAATAGACGTTTCCGGGCTAGTATCAAGGCATTACTCCTGTACTAGCTCTAAAGACAGCATGTAATTAACTCTGTTAATTAACTAGTCATTGATTAATTATTGTCTCAGTACGACACCCTCACCCACCCAGCTCCTACTAGCTCCCCTGCACAGGGGAAGAAGATTGGGAGAGAGTGGTAAAGAGTTAAATACAATGAATACATCATCAGTGTGAGCAGCAACCTCACGCAGTGTTAGGTATAGGGGTGTCCAAAAGACAAAACAAGCGGAGCAGGAGTTCAAGTTGACCataacatataggagcagaattaggccattcagcccatcaattctgctccaccattcattcatggctttttttttcaaacccattctcctgccttctccctgtaacctttaacccccttaccaatcaagaacctatcaatctctgccttaaatatacccaatgacttggcctccacagccgtctgtggcaatgagttccacagattcaccacactccagctgaagaaattcctcctcatcccagttttaaagggacat
The sequence above is drawn from the Pristis pectinata isolate sPriPec2 chromosome 11, sPriPec2.1.pri, whole genome shotgun sequence genome and encodes:
- the LOC127576134 gene encoding P2Y purinoceptor 2-like, which encodes MMQRLGQRPNCGGVGKGGLAAGGGVGGFVVEGLGTVSSPIASLGNSHNCTFNEDFKYILLPVSYGIVFAVGLVLNALAIWVFVFRMRPWNITTTYMFNLALSDIMYDISLPLLIYYYAKHNDWPFGAAMCKIVRFLFYTNLYCSILFLTCMSIHRFLGVCFPMQSLRWSNLRYTRMVCIVIWAVVIIFQTPIFVFVNVETTGNTTICYDTSNQKNFNKFVIYSAIQLVLLFCGPFTVVMICYGITAKKLLRPNDIRPEYARSRKKSIKMIITVLTVFVLCFLPFHITRSIYYSSRSLHVSCSTLDAVNLAYKLTRPLASANSCLDPILYVLAGQTYRSHLLQVLRRQPSTWQFIGFVMLSNIFKTLLDFGSNVNQLCRLQL